The Amycolatopsis viridis genome window below encodes:
- a CDS encoding LacI family DNA-binding transcriptional regulator: MKDVAAAAGVSLGTVSNVLNRPDRVSPRTRAKVEAAMAELKFVRNETARQLRAGRSRILAYVMLDGSNPFFADVAAGVEDAADEADLSLFLCNSANRAERERDYLSRLEQQRVQGILITPVDPDSPVLAETAAHGIPVVIVDRTGQSGDHCSVAVDDVLGGHLAVQHLLELGHERVAFIGGPDTLGQVRDRREGAVRALQEAGRGPENLVDLTTSALTVAEGRTAGQRLAGLPASTRPTAAFCANDLLALGLLQTCVSLRLQVPGDLAIVGYDDIDFAAAAAVPLTSVRQPRRQLGRTAAELLLQETADPRHRHQQVVFTPELVVRASTRYGA, encoded by the coding sequence ATCAAGGACGTCGCGGCGGCGGCCGGCGTGTCACTGGGGACCGTGTCGAACGTCCTCAACCGGCCGGACCGGGTCAGCCCGCGCACCCGCGCGAAGGTCGAAGCGGCGATGGCCGAACTGAAGTTCGTGCGCAACGAGACCGCCCGGCAATTGCGTGCCGGGCGCAGCCGGATCCTGGCCTACGTGATGCTCGACGGCAGCAACCCGTTCTTCGCCGACGTGGCCGCAGGGGTGGAGGACGCGGCCGACGAGGCGGACCTGTCGTTGTTCCTGTGCAACAGCGCCAACCGCGCCGAGCGCGAGCGTGACTACCTCAGCCGCCTGGAACAGCAGCGGGTGCAGGGGATCCTGATCACCCCGGTCGATCCGGACTCACCGGTGCTGGCGGAGACCGCGGCGCACGGCATCCCGGTGGTGATCGTGGACCGCACCGGACAGTCCGGCGACCACTGCTCGGTCGCGGTGGACGACGTGCTGGGCGGGCACCTCGCGGTGCAGCACCTGCTGGAGCTCGGGCACGAGCGGGTGGCGTTCATCGGCGGCCCGGACACCCTCGGCCAGGTGCGCGACCGGCGCGAGGGCGCGGTGCGGGCGTTGCAGGAGGCCGGGCGGGGGCCGGAGAACCTGGTCGACCTGACGACGTCCGCGCTGACCGTCGCGGAGGGACGGACCGCTGGGCAGCGGCTGGCCGGGCTGCCGGCCTCGACACGGCCGACCGCCGCGTTCTGCGCCAACGACCTGCTGGCGCTCGGCCTGCTGCAGACGTGCGTGAGCCTGCGGCTGCAGGTGCCCGGCGACCTCGCGATCGTCGGTTACGACGACATCGACTTCGCGGCGGCCGCCGCCGTGCCGCTGACCTCGGTGCGGCAGCCGCGGCGGCAACTGGGCCGCACGGCCGCGGAACTGCTCCTGCAGGAGACGGCGGATCCGCGGCACCGGCACCAGCAGGTG